One Candidatus Nitrososphaera evergladensis SR1 genomic window carries:
- a CDS encoding mechanosensitive ion channel domain-containing protein, with amino-acid sequence MSGEILDYWPIFSILFSSMGISFVFKDYIADLLATVVIKKTKDIKPGTRIKVTGAGLGTTKGDVMDIGLLRTTVMEVGDGERLPSVRTGRLIKVPNYMLINNPVMVYGDTIIDEAVAYVPRPYPDTQLLIDSMKDAIVSNGHGLIEVGLYQKDDRLIIHGVFEVKTSEMGDERSKILRDFLIKSKQISPVTTEAPKVEAAVAVVQQEAAKPTAVAEKVVIPLANAERDD; translated from the coding sequence ATGTCCGGAGAGATCCTAGACTACTGGCCGATCTTTAGCATACTCTTTAGCTCGATGGGCATATCGTTCGTGTTCAAGGACTATATCGCCGACCTGCTTGCGACCGTGGTCATAAAAAAGACCAAGGACATCAAGCCCGGCACCAGGATCAAAGTCACGGGAGCCGGCCTTGGCACCACCAAGGGCGACGTGATGGACATCGGCCTGCTGAGGACGACTGTGATGGAAGTCGGAGACGGCGAGCGCCTGCCCTCCGTCAGGACCGGCAGGCTGATAAAAGTCCCAAACTACATGCTCATCAACAACCCAGTCATGGTCTACGGCGATACGATAATCGACGAGGCAGTCGCGTACGTTCCCCGCCCGTACCCGGACACGCAGCTGTTGATAGACAGCATGAAGGACGCAATAGTTAGCAACGGGCATGGCCTCATCGAGGTCGGTCTGTACCAAAAGGACGACAGGCTCATCATCCACGGAGTGTTTGAGGTCAAGACGAGCGAGATGGGCGATGAGCGCAGCAAGATCCTCAGGGACTTTTTGATAAAGAGCAAGCAGATAAGCCCCGTCACCACAGAGGCTCCAAAGGTTGAGGCAGCGGTAGCGGTCGTGCAGCAGGAAGCCGCCAAGCCAACAGCAGTAGCCGAAAAGGTCGTTATACCGCTCGCAAACGCTGAACGCGACGATTGA
- a CDS encoding 4Fe-4S dicluster domain-containing protein, giving the protein MPIAILPDVDEQRCIGCALCVEICTALGPDVLRVKPVEGWKRGKAFVFYPERCISDGACVGVCPTHAIFWMRPMEYTPGQPVPLHKNGVFSKGWEEG; this is encoded by the coding sequence ATGCCAATTGCTATACTTCCAGACGTCGATGAGCAAAGATGCATCGGCTGCGCGCTCTGCGTAGAAATCTGCACCGCTCTCGGTCCAGATGTGCTCAGAGTAAAGCCGGTGGAAGGATGGAAGAGGGGTAAGGCATTTGTCTTCTATCCAGAGAGATGCATCTCCGATGGAGCTTGCGTCGGTGTGTGCCCAACACACGCTATATTCTGGATGAGGCCGATGGAATACACCCCAGGACAGCCAGTCCCGCTGCACAAGAACGGTGTGTTCAGCAAGGGCTGGGAAGAAGGTTAA
- the tgtA gene encoding tRNA guanosine(15) transglycosylase TgtA, which translates to MAFEVRYTDLAARIGRLSTPHGEVETPAFVPVVHPVRQTISPQFLKEKMGFSLVITNAYITLKHYGDEARKRGIHNIIGFDGSVMTDSGGYQVLEYGSVEVEPAAMAQFEKDIKSDIPIPLDKPTGYGLPYGQAKEYVRITLENCKETLEVVGNDTDAVWVGPVQGAEHFDLVEHSAQALDGMGFQFMALGSPVELMEAYEFATLARMIARAKKVIPAKPVHLFGAGHPLTIPLAIALGCDTFDSASYMLYAKDGRYMHANGTARMEEMTYLPCQCPVCSSHTLKELRDMPRDQRMIEVAKHNLHVLKAEVDMTKQAIMDGRLWEYVMQKARAHPKLMEAVQLFGNNGEFDFIADGTPLFKEKAIFFFDPIDQYRPEARRFRQAVSRFATTKKKLVVFPEGEIHPFYATRGFKALAKKFPDAQIATYNPYLGIIPAEISDVFPASHNLTPRAERRTSDYQTFVESLQAFAGKFDEVIIVADEFMKQAAHEARLKARVEDYHSDHVIDRL; encoded by the coding sequence GTGGCGTTTGAGGTCCGCTACACGGATCTTGCGGCCCGCATAGGCAGGCTCTCGACGCCCCACGGGGAGGTAGAGACGCCGGCGTTTGTGCCTGTTGTACATCCAGTCAGGCAGACAATAAGCCCGCAATTCCTCAAGGAAAAGATGGGCTTTTCGCTCGTTATTACAAACGCGTACATCACCCTAAAGCACTACGGCGACGAGGCAAGAAAGCGTGGCATACACAACATCATCGGCTTTGACGGCTCGGTGATGACCGACTCGGGCGGCTACCAGGTGCTTGAGTACGGGTCTGTGGAGGTCGAGCCGGCGGCGATGGCGCAGTTTGAAAAAGACATCAAAAGCGACATCCCGATACCCCTTGACAAGCCCACAGGCTACGGCCTTCCGTACGGGCAGGCCAAAGAGTACGTCAGGATTACGCTTGAAAACTGCAAAGAAACACTTGAGGTTGTCGGCAATGACACTGATGCGGTGTGGGTCGGGCCCGTGCAGGGCGCTGAGCATTTCGACTTGGTGGAACATTCGGCGCAAGCCCTTGATGGCATGGGCTTTCAGTTCATGGCACTTGGAAGCCCGGTAGAACTGATGGAGGCATACGAGTTTGCAACCTTGGCGCGCATGATAGCGCGTGCAAAAAAAGTGATACCGGCAAAACCGGTGCACCTCTTTGGCGCAGGACACCCGCTCACCATCCCGCTTGCGATTGCGCTTGGCTGCGACACGTTTGACTCGGCATCATACATGCTGTACGCCAAGGACGGCAGATACATGCACGCAAACGGCACGGCGCGAATGGAAGAGATGACGTACCTGCCGTGCCAGTGCCCTGTCTGCTCCTCGCACACGCTCAAGGAGCTGCGCGACATGCCAAGAGACCAGCGCATGATAGAGGTCGCCAAGCACAACCTGCATGTGCTAAAGGCAGAGGTCGACATGACAAAGCAGGCCATAATGGACGGCAGGCTGTGGGAGTACGTGATGCAAAAGGCAAGGGCGCACCCCAAGCTGATGGAGGCGGTGCAGCTGTTTGGCAACAATGGCGAGTTTGACTTTATTGCAGACGGCACGCCGCTTTTCAAGGAAAAGGCGATCTTTTTCTTCGACCCAATAGACCAGTACAGGCCGGAGGCAAGGCGCTTTAGGCAGGCTGTTTCAAGGTTCGCAACGACCAAGAAAAAGCTGGTCGTGTTCCCGGAAGGCGAGATCCACCCCTTTTACGCGACGAGAGGATTCAAGGCGCTTGCCAAGAAATTCCCTGACGCGCAGATTGCGACGTACAACCCGTACCTCGGCATCATCCCGGCGGAAATATCAGACGTGTTTCCTGCGTCGCACAACCTGACGCCAAGGGCAGAGAGGCGCACAAGCGACTACCAGACGTTTGTAGAATCTCTTCAAGCATTTGCAGGCAAGTTTGACGAAGTGATAATCGTCGCCGACGAGTTCATGAAGCAGGCCGCGCATGAGGCAAGGCTAAAGGCCCGCGTAGAGGATTATCATTCAGATCACGTAATTGACAGGCTATAG
- a CDS encoding adenosylhomocysteinase: MPGKTRTATIADPDLAQKGRLSHEWARARMSIVEKIVDKNSKNRPLEGFTIGFCLHVTKETSVLVMAAKRLGAKVALCSANPLSVQDDIAVFLQQEGARVFAWRGETAQEYRDCIRQVLALSPQIITDDGSDMHTAAHRAKTKGIVGGTEETTSGVRRLLALEKSGRLMYPIIAVNNARTKYLFDNRHGTGQSTLDGIMRATGMFLPGARVVVCGYGWVGKGVAAKARGMGAVVTVTEVDPVRALEARMDGFEVTTLLNAAPYGDLFITCTGQTSVIRKEHFAKMKDGAILANTGHFDVEIDASYLYSNAKPEEIRPGVERFSIAGKKLYLLSKGRVVNLVAAEGHPPEVMALSFANQLMSILHVAKNHAKMEEKVYSVPEDIDVQVAKSALDAMGVRIDEMTEEQKKYQNSE; the protein is encoded by the coding sequence TTGCCGGGAAAAACAAGAACAGCGACAATAGCCGATCCGGATCTTGCACAAAAGGGCAGGCTGTCGCATGAATGGGCGCGTGCGCGCATGTCCATCGTTGAAAAAATAGTTGATAAAAATAGCAAGAACAGACCTCTCGAAGGTTTCACGATCGGATTTTGCCTGCACGTCACAAAAGAGACGTCCGTGCTCGTCATGGCGGCAAAAAGGCTTGGCGCCAAGGTTGCGCTGTGCTCTGCAAACCCGCTTTCAGTGCAGGACGACATTGCCGTGTTTTTGCAGCAAGAAGGAGCACGTGTTTTTGCGTGGCGTGGGGAAACCGCGCAAGAGTACCGAGATTGCATAAGGCAGGTGCTTGCGCTTTCTCCCCAGATAATTACGGACGACGGGAGCGACATGCACACAGCAGCCCACAGGGCAAAAACCAAGGGCATCGTTGGAGGCACGGAGGAAACCACGTCAGGCGTCAGGCGCCTTTTGGCGCTAGAAAAGTCAGGCAGGCTGATGTACCCTATCATTGCGGTGAACAACGCCAGGACAAAATACCTCTTTGACAACCGGCACGGGACGGGCCAGAGCACCCTTGACGGCATCATGCGCGCAACGGGCATGTTCCTGCCCGGAGCGCGCGTAGTTGTGTGCGGCTACGGATGGGTGGGAAAGGGAGTCGCAGCAAAGGCGCGAGGGATGGGTGCGGTGGTGACCGTTACCGAAGTAGACCCGGTCAGGGCCCTTGAGGCCAGGATGGACGGCTTTGAAGTGACGACGCTCCTTAACGCGGCCCCGTACGGCGACCTGTTTATCACGTGCACCGGCCAGACGAGCGTGATAAGGAAGGAGCATTTTGCAAAGATGAAGGACGGCGCGATTTTGGCAAATACTGGCCACTTTGACGTCGAGATAGACGCTTCCTATCTTTACTCGAATGCAAAGCCGGAGGAAATAAGGCCCGGCGTGGAGCGGTTCAGCATAGCCGGCAAGAAGCTATACCTGCTGTCAAAGGGAAGGGTGGTAAACCTCGTGGCAGCAGAAGGCCACCCGCCGGAGGTCATGGCGCTCTCTTTTGCCAACCAGCTCATGTCCATACTGCATGTTGCGAAAAACCACGCAAAAATGGAGGAAAAGGTATACAGTGTGCCAGAAGATATTGACGTGCAGGTGGCAAAAAGCGCGCTTGACGCAATGGGCGTCAGGATAGACGAAATGACAGAGGAGCAGAAAAAGTACCAAAACTCGGAGTGA
- a CDS encoding endonuclease V — MTGYRLPTTPAGAIRQQKEIARKVIATDDHGEIRFVCGVDVSYRKGMAHCSAVVMDIADLNIVVEQARTKSEIKHPYIPGLFMLREAGPILRTLKRLKHYDLVMVDGHGLLHPRRCGLACYVGVVKDKPAIGAAKSLLCGSVRDDNYIELGGKTLGYMITAEGRRKKNLYVSIGHRMSLESAVSLVKSMTKKEEWLPEPLRLADTYSRL, encoded by the coding sequence TTGACAGGCTATAGGCTGCCTACCACGCCGGCCGGCGCAATCCGGCAGCAAAAAGAGATTGCAAGAAAGGTCATTGCAACAGACGACCACGGCGAAATCAGGTTTGTGTGCGGAGTCGATGTCTCGTACCGCAAAGGCATGGCGCACTGTTCCGCCGTTGTCATGGACATTGCCGATCTAAACATCGTTGTGGAGCAGGCAAGGACAAAAAGCGAGATCAAGCACCCGTACATTCCAGGCCTTTTCATGCTGCGAGAGGCAGGCCCTATCCTTCGCACGCTAAAACGGCTGAAACATTACGACCTTGTGATGGTTGACGGTCATGGGCTGTTGCACCCGCGCAGGTGCGGCCTTGCGTGCTATGTCGGAGTTGTCAAGGACAAGCCGGCGATAGGCGCTGCAAAGAGCCTGCTGTGCGGAAGCGTAAGAGACGACAATTACATAGAGCTTGGCGGCAAAACTCTTGGCTACATGATAACGGCAGAGGGTCGAAGGAAGAAAAATCTGTACGTGAGCATCGGCCACAGGATGTCTCTCGAATCTGCAGTTTCTCTAGTGAAGAGCATGACAAAGAAAGAAGAGTGGCTGCCAGAACCTCTTCGGCTGGCAGACACGTATTCTAGGCTTTGA
- a CDS encoding MBL fold metallo-hydrolase, with the protein MKVKVMGAAKEVGRSAFLASCNNTNILMDYGVLLKREPVFPMHVKPKEVDAVVITHAHLDHSGFVPSLYLSGTTDIPALGTLPTFELSELLIEDMIKLSGFYLPFEYIDVMTMLKSSKKLQYREPYMVNDAKVTLYESGHVVGGSTVTVEHEGKKLFYTGDINTRGSKLLRPADLDLGPIDMMIIESTYSQNEQTPREQSERELIEFCYEVIERGGTMFIPSFSVERAQEIACVLEHYNFKHKVVMDGMALKANEIMGRHPAFLRDPEMFKRAIGGAEWITGWGRRRKVVNEPCVIISPAGMLVGGSAIFYTQEMMGSEKNGIALVSYQGEGTPGRMLLDKRVANFDGKMKKCYADVKRFEFSGHNSRSELFEILDRVQGNPKVLTVHGDGPSCEKFAQEIKEKYGYDAHAPVQGEVVEV; encoded by the coding sequence TTGAAAGTTAAGGTAATGGGGGCCGCCAAAGAAGTCGGCCGTTCTGCTTTTCTCGCAAGCTGCAACAATACGAACATACTGATGGATTATGGCGTGCTATTAAAGAGGGAGCCGGTTTTCCCGATGCACGTCAAGCCAAAGGAGGTCGACGCCGTCGTAATCACGCACGCGCACCTCGACCACTCTGGGTTTGTTCCGTCACTGTATCTTTCAGGAACCACAGACATACCAGCACTGGGCACGCTGCCAACGTTTGAGCTTTCCGAGCTTTTGATAGAGGACATGATAAAGCTGTCCGGCTTTTACCTGCCGTTTGAATACATCGACGTCATGACCATGCTGAAAAGCTCCAAGAAACTGCAGTACAGAGAGCCGTACATGGTAAACGACGCCAAGGTGACGCTATATGAATCGGGCCACGTGGTCGGAGGCTCGACGGTCACTGTAGAACACGAAGGCAAAAAGCTGTTCTACACAGGCGACATCAACACCCGGGGCTCCAAACTCTTGAGGCCGGCGGACCTTGACCTTGGGCCGATTGACATGATGATAATAGAGAGCACGTACTCTCAGAACGAGCAGACGCCCCGCGAGCAGTCAGAGCGGGAGCTGATAGAGTTCTGCTACGAGGTCATCGAGCGTGGCGGCACGATGTTCATACCCTCCTTCTCTGTCGAAAGGGCGCAAGAGATCGCATGTGTTTTGGAACATTACAATTTCAAGCACAAGGTCGTCATGGACGGCATGGCGCTCAAGGCAAACGAGATCATGGGCCGTCACCCTGCGTTTTTGCGCGACCCAGAGATGTTCAAGCGCGCAATCGGAGGCGCCGAGTGGATTACCGGCTGGGGCAGGCGCAGGAAGGTCGTCAACGAGCCATGCGTAATAATATCGCCGGCAGGAATGCTGGTCGGCGGTTCCGCAATTTTCTACACGCAGGAGATGATGGGAAGCGAAAAGAACGGCATAGCCCTCGTCTCGTACCAGGGAGAGGGAACTCCAGGCAGGATGCTCCTTGACAAGCGCGTGGCAAACTTTGACGGCAAGATGAAAAAGTGCTATGCCGACGTGAAGCGATTCGAGTTTTCCGGCCACAACAGCCGCAGTGAATTATTTGAGATACTGGACCGCGTGCAGGGCAACCCCAAGGTGCTGACGGTGCACGGCGACGGTCCCTCTTGCGAGAAATTCGCGCAAGAGATCAAGGAGAAGTACGGCTATGACGCACACGCGCCTGTGCAGGGCGAAGTGGTGGAAGTGTAG
- a CDS encoding nicotinamide-nucleotide adenylyltransferase — protein sequence MSKFKRGLMTGRFQPFHNGHLALAKQALEECDELAIVIGSAQFNFIEKDPFTAGERVLMIHAALDEAGIDLSRCYIIPVANDENNARWLAYLRSQVPPFDALYSGNDFVDHLARSQDPSLAVRKPEFAKRQEYNGTNIRSLIVTGKEERWEHLVPPAVAKVIKDVGGVERMKMLSRSDSNPAKW from the coding sequence ATGAGCAAGTTCAAGCGCGGCCTCATGACTGGGCGCTTCCAGCCGTTCCACAACGGCCACCTTGCCCTTGCAAAGCAGGCGCTTGAGGAGTGCGACGAGCTTGCGATAGTCATCGGGAGCGCGCAGTTTAACTTTATTGAAAAAGACCCGTTTACCGCCGGCGAGCGGGTGCTGATGATACACGCAGCGCTTGATGAGGCAGGCATCGATCTTTCAAGATGCTACATAATACCGGTTGCAAACGACGAGAACAACGCTAGGTGGCTTGCGTACCTTCGCTCGCAGGTCCCGCCTTTTGACGCCCTTTACTCTGGCAACGACTTTGTAGACCACCTCGCCCGGTCGCAAGACCCGTCGCTTGCCGTGAGAAAGCCAGAGTTTGCCAAGAGGCAAGAGTACAACGGCACGAACATACGCTCTCTGATCGTCACAGGCAAAGAAGAGAGGTGGGAACATCTTGTCCCGCCGGCGGTTGCAAAGGTGATCAAAGACGTTGGAGGCGTTGAGAGAATGAAGATGCTCTCGCGGTCAGATTCAAATCCTGCCAAGTGGTGA
- the cysS gene encoding cysteine--tRNA ligase, producing the protein MKLYNTLTRKVEDLKPEDDDKVRMYVCGVTVYDSSHIGHARTVIVFDVLRRYLMAKGYKVKFVQNFTDVDDKIINRAKTEGKKAEEISSKYIDAYFHDFSGLNVLAADVHPKATEHITEMINLIKGLVDKGYAYLTLNGVYFRVKKFAGYGKLSRKPVEELEAGARIEVDQSKEDPMDFALWKFSSEPPFWDSPWGKGRPGWHIECSAMALKYLGNTFEIHGGGHDLVFPHHENEIAQSESFTGAQFAKIWMHSGMVTINSQKMSKSLGNIVTIEKALERWGANTLRLYCVSVHYAKPLDYTEELLKESAQRWRQIETCAFELASAAAAGNSGDRGDADAVARMAAESEQAFDAAMDDDLNTSLALTAFLQFVTKLNQYAASDKLTGDMAKAALPAFGRIMSVLGLKVAETGAQEQKEVEEMVAARNRLRAEKKFKDADEIRKSLLARSIELMDHKGRTVWKKVERPEQ; encoded by the coding sequence GTGAAGCTGTACAACACCCTGACCCGCAAAGTCGAGGATCTGAAACCCGAGGACGACGACAAAGTCCGGATGTACGTCTGCGGAGTCACCGTCTATGACAGCTCGCACATCGGCCACGCAAGGACGGTCATTGTCTTTGACGTGCTCAGGCGCTACCTGATGGCAAAGGGCTATAAAGTCAAGTTTGTGCAGAACTTCACCGACGTTGACGACAAGATAATCAACCGCGCAAAGACAGAGGGCAAAAAGGCAGAAGAGATTTCAAGCAAGTACATCGACGCCTATTTCCACGATTTTAGCGGCCTGAACGTGCTTGCGGCCGACGTGCACCCAAAGGCGACAGAGCACATAACCGAAATGATCAACCTGATAAAAGGACTGGTGGACAAGGGCTATGCCTACCTTACGCTAAACGGCGTATATTTTCGCGTCAAGAAATTTGCCGGGTATGGCAAGCTGTCAAGAAAGCCTGTGGAAGAGCTGGAGGCAGGCGCAAGGATAGAAGTCGACCAGTCAAAAGAAGACCCGATGGACTTTGCGCTGTGGAAGTTCTCTTCCGAGCCTCCCTTTTGGGACAGCCCGTGGGGCAAGGGCCGGCCCGGCTGGCACATAGAGTGCTCGGCAATGGCGCTAAAATACCTCGGAAACACGTTTGAGATCCACGGCGGCGGCCACGACCTCGTCTTTCCGCACCATGAAAACGAGATTGCGCAGTCCGAGTCGTTCACGGGCGCGCAGTTTGCAAAAATATGGATGCACTCCGGCATGGTCACGATAAACTCGCAAAAGATGAGCAAGTCGCTTGGCAACATCGTCACGATAGAAAAGGCGCTTGAGCGGTGGGGCGCAAACACGCTGCGCCTGTACTGCGTTTCGGTGCACTATGCCAAGCCGCTTGACTACACGGAAGAGTTGCTAAAAGAGTCGGCGCAGCGCTGGCGTCAGATAGAGACGTGCGCCTTTGAGCTTGCATCGGCAGCGGCTGCTGGAAATAGCGGCGACAGAGGAGATGCAGATGCTGTAGCCAGAATGGCAGCCGAGTCCGAGCAAGCGTTTGATGCGGCGATGGACGATGACCTGAACACGTCGCTTGCGCTCACTGCTTTTCTGCAGTTTGTCACGAAACTGAACCAGTATGCTGCGTCTGACAAGTTGACAGGCGACATGGCAAAAGCCGCGCTGCCGGCGTTTGGCCGGATAATGTCCGTTCTGGGCTTGAAGGTGGCAGAGACAGGCGCGCAGGAGCAAAAAGAAGTTGAAGAGATGGTCGCCGCCCGCAACAGGCTGAGGGCCGAGAAAAAATTCAAGGATGCAGACGAGATCCGAAAAAGCCTGCTCGCACGCTCGATAGAGCTTATGGACCACAAGGGCCGCACGGTCTGGAAGAAGGTAGAGCGGCCGGAGCAGTAG
- a CDS encoding sialidase family protein, translating into MLAVVMSLLLANIAGQAIPATDALCFAHGVYNMQAISQGDNLYILWEHDTVANNGQGDHYILFKRSTDNGKTFGETTSLYHSSPLCTAYPHMAVEGSNVYVMWEGGDGNVLFKASNDDGTSFGSTIPLGKGILGSAGTAGYIADGGKVLASGNRAYVVWNDDQFDIILRKSDDGGKRFGDPVNISKNVAESINPRIAISSDDVYVVWLEDMECAFQSEPVCSSKALFAKSDDSGRSFGDPVPLDKLIGSSLSMPRLFSVAADGTMFISCGRKKTTISIFPQVATAARHLAAR; encoded by the coding sequence ATGCTGGCCGTGGTTATGTCGCTTTTACTTGCAAATATTGCCGGGCAAGCAATTCCTGCCACAGACGCACTATGCTTCGCTCATGGCGTGTACAACATGCAGGCAATATCACAGGGCGACAACCTGTACATCCTCTGGGAGCACGACACAGTCGCTAACAACGGACAAGGAGACCATTACATTTTGTTCAAGCGCAGTACCGACAATGGTAAGACATTTGGCGAAACCACAAGCCTATACCATTCAAGTCCCTTATGCACAGCATATCCGCACATGGCCGTTGAAGGGAGCAACGTCTATGTCATGTGGGAAGGAGGTGATGGAAATGTACTATTCAAAGCGAGCAACGACGATGGTACAAGCTTTGGCAGCACCATTCCCCTAGGAAAGGGGATTCTAGGTAGTGCTGGAACAGCCGGGTATATAGCAGATGGCGGAAAGGTTCTTGCCAGCGGCAACAGAGCATACGTGGTTTGGAATGATGATCAGTTTGACATCATCCTTAGAAAAAGCGACGATGGCGGAAAAAGATTTGGTGATCCGGTTAATATCAGCAAAAATGTCGCTGAATCCATCAATCCAAGGATCGCAATATCAAGCGATGATGTCTATGTTGTTTGGTTAGAGGACATGGAGTGTGCGTTCCAGAGCGAGCCAGTCTGCTCGTCCAAGGCGTTGTTCGCAAAAAGCGACGACTCTGGCAGGAGCTTTGGTGATCCGGTGCCGCTGGACAAACTGATCGGCAGCAGCCTGTCAATGCCGAGACTTTTCAGCGTCGCGGCTGACGGAACAATGTTTATCTCATGTGGAAGGAAAAAGACGACAATCTCTATTTTTCCTCAAGTAGCGACCGCGGCCAGACATTTAGCGGCAAGGTAA
- the metG gene encoding methionine--tRNA ligase has protein sequence MPESSKSAIITSALPYANGEIHLGHIASTYLPADIFTRFSRLNGREAYHICASDDFGTPILIKAEKEGKTPEEYVALWNRRDYDDFAALGISFDFFYRTSSPENVGFVQYVFTKLRENGHTYEHDIVQFYCEFDDKFLPDRYVVGRCPFCGAENQYSDLCEKCGRVPDEILDPKCAICGRPPVKKHSTHYFFKLSNFSDKLKSWLLSNQNLQPDVKNYVINWIDEGLQEWDITRDLSWGVPIPLPDAKGKVFYGWFDNHLCYISTMTKFMEDKGRDGKKFWNESEIYHFIGKDIVYHHYLFLPAMRLGINEEYKLPDWIPTRGHLMLQNQKISKSRNWYIGLKQFLEAFPADYLRFYMASIVTYSQDDLNFDFDSFAEKINNELIANVGNFVNRALSFTQKAYSGKVPEPGELGGDERIAKGMIESAVRDVGELLSANETDKALKKIMELSTYFNQYFQKKKPWSEKETAGTTLYVAVNAARTLAILLEPFIPFSCEKIWAQLNLQGSVHGQSWQSAAEFAVPAGHQLGKVEPIFKKIEAKEIEQQKAKLGVK, from the coding sequence ATGCCGGAAAGCAGCAAAAGCGCGATTATCACAAGCGCCCTGCCGTACGCAAACGGCGAGATCCACCTTGGCCACATTGCCTCGACGTACCTGCCGGCAGACATTTTCACGCGCTTTTCAAGGCTGAACGGGCGCGAGGCCTACCACATCTGCGCGTCTGACGACTTTGGCACACCTATCCTCATAAAGGCAGAAAAGGAGGGCAAGACGCCAGAGGAATACGTGGCGCTATGGAACAGGCGCGACTATGATGATTTTGCGGCTCTTGGAATATCGTTTGACTTTTTCTACCGCACAAGCTCGCCTGAGAACGTCGGGTTCGTGCAGTACGTATTTACAAAATTGCGTGAAAACGGCCACACTTACGAGCACGACATCGTACAGTTTTACTGCGAATTTGACGACAAGTTCTTGCCGGACCGCTACGTCGTCGGCAGGTGCCCGTTCTGCGGCGCAGAGAACCAGTATTCCGACCTGTGCGAAAAGTGCGGGCGCGTTCCGGACGAGATACTTGATCCAAAGTGCGCCATCTGCGGCCGTCCTCCCGTCAAGAAGCACAGCACGCACTATTTTTTCAAGCTCTCCAACTTTTCTGACAAACTAAAGTCGTGGCTCCTCTCTAACCAGAACCTCCAGCCGGATGTAAAGAACTATGTCATCAACTGGATAGACGAGGGCCTGCAGGAATGGGACATCACACGCGACCTCTCGTGGGGAGTCCCCATACCTCTTCCAGACGCAAAGGGCAAGGTGTTCTACGGCTGGTTTGACAACCACCTCTGCTACATCTCGACCATGACAAAATTCATGGAAGACAAAGGGCGTGACGGCAAGAAATTCTGGAACGAGTCAGAGATCTACCACTTTATCGGAAAGGACATTGTCTACCACCACTACCTGTTCCTGCCGGCGATGCGCCTTGGCATAAACGAGGAGTACAAGCTGCCAGACTGGATACCAACAAGGGGACACCTCATGCTCCAGAACCAGAAAATATCAAAGAGCAGGAACTGGTATATCGGGCTAAAGCAGTTTCTCGAAGCGTTCCCTGCAGACTATCTGCGGTTCTACATGGCGTCAATAGTGACGTACTCGCAGGACGACCTCAACTTTGACTTTGACAGCTTTGCAGAAAAGATAAACAACGAGCTCATTGCAAACGTGGGCAACTTTGTCAACCGCGCCCTCTCTTTCACGCAGAAAGCATACAGCGGCAAGGTGCCAGAGCCCGGCGAGCTTGGCGGAGACGAGAGAATAGCCAAGGGCATGATCGAGTCGGCCGTCAGGGACGTGGGCGAGCTCTTGTCGGCAAACGAGACTGACAAGGCCCTCAAAAAGATAATGGAGCTTTCGACCTACTTTAACCAGTATTTCCAAAAGAAAAAGCCGTGGAGCGAAAAAGAGACTGCCGGCACGACGCTCTATGTTGCAGTCAACGCGGCAAGGACGCTTGCTATACTGCTAGAGCCGTTCATCCCGTTCTCGTGCGAAAAGATCTGGGCGCAGTTGAACCTGCAAGGTAGCGTGCACGGTCAGAGCTGGCAGTCGGCTGCCGAGTTTGCAGTGCCGGCAGGCCACCAGCTTGGCAAAGTCGAGCCTATCTTTAAAAAGATAGAGGCAAAGGAAATAGAGCAACAAAAGGCAAAGCTTGGTGTCAAATGA
- a CDS encoding Rieske (2Fe-2S) protein, translating to MTLVKVANQGEVMENGGKEINVNGTRIALFYSNGKYYALEALCRHQDKPIAPGKVDGEVVECPWHSWHYNIRTGELLDYLEGVKMTTYKVDVRGNDIYIDV from the coding sequence TTGACGCTGGTCAAAGTGGCCAATCAAGGAGAAGTTATGGAGAACGGAGGCAAGGAGATAAACGTCAACGGCACCAGGATCGCGCTCTTTTACTCAAACGGCAAGTATTACGCCTTGGAGGCGCTGTGCCGGCACCAGGACAAGCCCATTGCGCCCGGCAAGGTTGACGGCGAGGTGGTCGAGTGCCCGTGGCACTCGTGGCACTATAACATCCGCACGGGCGAGCTTTTGGACTACCTTGAGGGCGTCAAGATGACCACGTACAAGGTGGACGTCAGGGGCAACGACATCTACATCGACGTCTAA